The following proteins are encoded in a genomic region of Phalacrocorax carbo chromosome 2, bPhaCar2.1, whole genome shotgun sequence:
- the MAFA gene encoding transcription factor MafA, whose amino-acid sequence MGIYKSLLADRLKGTKPRPGRRGQGRISPVYTAAGLHSGARQRRAPAAGCRVQAGGAAPSPAPRALCPSRGGGGGQGKARSPGRWGRGRCQGRQEGAGRALPAPRYWEPVAGSGGACPEEPQSRAGKRPVPYRRRGSASRWWWRGEKNRPTAPGGGSRSPGGGSSSGAEPRRRVPEPRLNPAAVPGCIPERSLGLGGSWNRADPGCKSPRAEGPGTGLIPAAKPRRRLPEPGAPGSGAPSGQPVAPEPEASVSSGRRGGSRNPRPPQASVSGIPPPPVPPWTEMASELAMSAELPTSPLAIEYVNDFDLMKFEVKKEPAEAERLCHRLPAGSLSSTPLSTPCSSVPSSPSFCAPSPGGQPAPGPPTTTAASLGSKPQLEELYWMSGYQHHLNPEALNLTPEDAVEALIGAPHHHHHHHQGYEPFRPQPFGGEELPPAAHHHPGHHHHHHHHLRLEDRFSDDQLVSMSVRELNRQLRGFSKEEVIRLKQKRRTLKNRGYAQSCRYKRVQQRHILENEKCQLQSQVEQLKQEVTRLAKERDLYKEKYEKLAGRGFPREASPPAAPKPTADFFM is encoded by the coding sequence ATGGGGATATACAAATCACTCCTCGCTGATAGGTTGAAAGGGACTAAACCCCGCCCCGGGAGGCGGGGGCAGGGCCGTATTTCCCCTGTATATACGGCGGCGGGGCTCCATTCAGGGGCCCGGCAGCGCCGAGCACCGGCGgcggggtgcagggtgcaggcagggggtgcggccccctcccccgcccccaggGCGCTGTGCCCAAgtcgaggaggaggaggagggcaggggaaggctCGCAGCCCGGGGAGGTGGGGCCGGGGCAGGTGCCAGGGGAGGCAGGAAGGGGCGGGCAGGGCGCTGCCTGCTCCTCGCTATTGGGAGCCGGTTGCAGGCAGCGGCGGAGCCTGCCCCGAGGAGCCGCAGAGTCGTGCTGGAAAGCGGCCGGTCCCGTACCGACGGCGGGGCTCAGCTTCCcggtggtggtggaggggggAGAAGAACCGGCCCACAGCACCCGGCGGAGGGTCCCGGAGCCCCGGCGGAGGGTCCAGCAGCGGAGCGGAGCCCCGGCGGAGGGTCCCGGAGCCCCGGCTGAACCCCGCGGCGGTGCCCGGCTGCATCCCGGAGAGGAGCCTCGGTCTTGGAGGGTCCTGGAACCGGGCTGATCCCGGCTGCAAAAGCCCCCGGGCGGAGGGTCCTGGAACCGGGCTGATCCCGGCAGCGAAGCCCCGTCGGAGGCTCCCGGAGCCCGGCGCACCCGGGAGCGGAGCCCCGTCGGGGCAGCCGGTCGCACCGGAGCCAGAAGCCTCGGTGAGCTCCGGTCGGAGGGGAGGCTCCCGGAACCCTCGGCCCCCCCAAGCCTCGGTGAGCGGGATCCCACCCCCTCCGGTCCCTCCATGGACTGAGATGGCCTCGGAGCTGGCCATGAGCGCGGAGCTGCCCACCAGCCCCCTCGCCATCGAATACGTGAACGATTTCGACCTGATGAAGTTCGAGGTGAAGAAGGAACCGGCGGAGGCGGAACGGCTGTGCCACCGTCTGCCCGCCGGTTCCCTCTCCTCCACCCCGCTCAGCACCCCCTGCTCCTCCGTGCCTTCCTCGCCCAGTTTCTGCGCTCCCAGTCCCGGTGGGCAACCGGCCCCTGGGCCCCCAACAACCACCGCCGCCTCCCTGGGCTCCAAACcgcagctggaggagctgtaCTGGATGTCGGGTTACCAGCATCACCTCAATCCCGAAGCTCTCAACCTGACGCCGGAGGACGCGGTGGAAGCGTTGATCGGTGCCCctcaccatcatcatcatcaccatcaAGGTTACGAGCCTTTCCGACCTCAACCCTTCGGTGGCGAGGAGCTCCCACCGGCTGCCCATCATCATCCCGGccatcaccatcatcatcatcaccaccTGCGCTTGGAGGACCGCTTCTCCGATGACCAGTTGGTGAGTATGTCGGTGCGGGAGCTGAACCGACAGCTGAGGGGCTTCAGCAAGGAGGAGGTCATCCGCCTCAAGCAGAAGAGGAGGACCTTGAAGAACCGAGGCTACGCTCAATCGTGCCGTTACAAGCGGGTCCAGCAACGGCACATCTTGGAAAACGAGAAATGCCAACTCCAGAGCCAGGTGGAGCAACTCAAGCAGGAGGTGACCCGCTTGGCCAAGGAAAGGGATctgtacaaagaaaaatacGAAAAGTTAGCCGGCCGGGGTTTCCCGAGGGAGGCCTCCCCACCCGCCGCCCCCAAACCCACCGCCGACTTCTTCATGTGA